A portion of the Bombus terrestris chromosome 3, iyBomTerr1.2, whole genome shotgun sequence genome contains these proteins:
- the LOC100646459 gene encoding uncharacterized protein LOC100646459 isoform X2, with the protein MADITEQKGENFDEQMEIKVEPTLQGADVGALNLWTSKATACLISQYKKYHSKVGQSTQIRSLREMFEMISLEMQKHGFYFSPQKCENKWRVLERKYKNLVFRELLKKPGRMRHYGQWEHKRALDEIFKEKKKHMYLEESDFPPPSGSARYMFILPKSINEEQSNISVVNQQQEDPLAAPSSNSSTNNKSEAMDQKETPTTLFDKFLNEMAKHFAIAEKNRERRHKEEMAMRQSELEVQKRLLKLKEQKMELQKCQIIAAAQHLHLNM; encoded by the exons ATGGCCGATATTACAGAACAGAAAG GGGAAAACTTCGATGAACAAATGGAAATCAAAGTGGAACCGACGCTGCAAGG TGCTGATGTCGGTGCTTTAAATTTATGGACCAGTAAGGCCACCGCGTGTCTTATTAGCCAGTATAAGAAATATCATTCGAAGGTAGGACAGTCGACTCAGATTCGAAGTTTACGTGAAATGTTCGAGATGATCTCTCTCGAGATGCAAAAACATGGCTTTTACTTTAGTCCGCAAAAATGTGAGAACAAATGGCGTGTTCTCGAACGAAAGTACAAGAATCTTGTGTTTCGAGAACTTTTAAAAAAACCCGGTAGAATGAGACATTACGGACAATGGGAACACAAAAGGGCGTtggatgaaatttttaaagaaaagaagaaacacatGTATTTGGAGGAAAGTGATTTTCCACCGCCATCCGGTTCCGCGAgatatatgtttattttaccAAAATCTATAAACGAAGAACAAAGCAATATTAGCGTCGTCAATCAGCAACAGGAGGACCCTCTTGCGGCGCCGTCCTCGAACTCCTCTACAAACAACAAGAGCGAAGCGATGGATCAGAAGGAAACCCCAACGACGCTTTTCGACAAATTTCTTAACGAGATGGCAAAACATTTCGCGATTGCGGAGAAAAATAGAGAGAGGAGGCATAAAGAAGAAATGGCGATGCGGCAAAGCGAGTTGGAAGTTCAAAAAAGActattgaaattaaaagaacAGAAAATGGAGTTACAGAAATGTCAAATCATCGCTGCTGCGCAGCATTTACATTTGAACATGTAA
- the LOC100646459 gene encoding uncharacterized protein LOC100646459 isoform X1 yields the protein MADITEQKGENFDEQMEIKVEPTLQGYVEEEHENDFPSSDSNNVIPSSADVGALNLWTSKATACLISQYKKYHSKVGQSTQIRSLREMFEMISLEMQKHGFYFSPQKCENKWRVLERKYKNLVFRELLKKPGRMRHYGQWEHKRALDEIFKEKKKHMYLEESDFPPPSGSARYMFILPKSINEEQSNISVVNQQQEDPLAAPSSNSSTNNKSEAMDQKETPTTLFDKFLNEMAKHFAIAEKNRERRHKEEMAMRQSELEVQKRLLKLKEQKMELQKCQIIAAAQHLHLNM from the exons ATGGCCGATATTACAGAACAGAAAG GGGAAAACTTCGATGAACAAATGGAAATCAAAGTGGAACCGACGCTGCAAGGGTATGTTGAAGAGGAACACGAAAACGATTTTCCCAGTTCTGACAGTAACAACGTAATTCCTTCTAGTGCTGATGTCGGTGCTTTAAATTTATGGACCAGTAAGGCCACCGCGTGTCTTATTAGCCAGTATAAGAAATATCATTCGAAGGTAGGACAGTCGACTCAGATTCGAAGTTTACGTGAAATGTTCGAGATGATCTCTCTCGAGATGCAAAAACATGGCTTTTACTTTAGTCCGCAAAAATGTGAGAACAAATGGCGTGTTCTCGAACGAAAGTACAAGAATCTTGTGTTTCGAGAACTTTTAAAAAAACCCGGTAGAATGAGACATTACGGACAATGGGAACACAAAAGGGCGTtggatgaaatttttaaagaaaagaagaaacacatGTATTTGGAGGAAAGTGATTTTCCACCGCCATCCGGTTCCGCGAgatatatgtttattttaccAAAATCTATAAACGAAGAACAAAGCAATATTAGCGTCGTCAATCAGCAACAGGAGGACCCTCTTGCGGCGCCGTCCTCGAACTCCTCTACAAACAACAAGAGCGAAGCGATGGATCAGAAGGAAACCCCAACGACGCTTTTCGACAAATTTCTTAACGAGATGGCAAAACATTTCGCGATTGCGGAGAAAAATAGAGAGAGGAGGCATAAAGAAGAAATGGCGATGCGGCAAAGCGAGTTGGAAGTTCAAAAAAGActattgaaattaaaagaacAGAAAATGGAGTTACAGAAATGTCAAATCATCGCTGCTGCGCAGCATTTACATTTGAACATGTAA